GTCGCGTGCTCCTGTCCGCTGGGGAATCTTCCTCCCGTCCCTCGTGGCCGTCGTGCTCTGCCTCCCGTGCCTCCCTCTCGGGTATATCTGGGACGACTACTACTTCCTGACGTTCCGGGGGAGTGGGGATTACCGAACCTATCTTCTACCGGACCGGCACGCCGCCTTCTACCGGCCGATTTCGCAAGGACTCTACTTCCTGTTCCTCCGGCTGGCAGATCCGACCAACGGGATCCTCGGCCACGCTCTGAACCTGGCCATTCTGGGCACCTCAATTCTCCTTTTGGTCCTGCTGGTGTCGCGGTTGTGCGGTCCCAGGGCCGGACTCCTCTCGGGGCTCACTCTCGCGAGCCTCGGGCTCGTACCTGGCCTGGTCGCCTGGATCAGCTGTAGCCAAGACCTGCTCGCGGTCGCACTGGTGCTGGCCGCTCTCCTGCTCCGCCACCGAGGGAAGGACATCGAAGCGCTCGCCTGTGCGACGGCCGCTGTGCTTTGCAAGGAACCCGCCATCGCAGCCCTTCCGGTGCTCGTCCTCTGGGATCACCTAATCGGGCGGCCGGCTTCGCGGCCCCGGTTTCAGGTCGTGGCTTACGCGGCGGTTGCCCTTCTGTGGGCGGTCATCCATCCCGGCATCCGACTCCTGGCCGCTCACGGATTTCAGAGCGGCTCGGCCGGATACGTTGGGATGGAGCATCCGGATCGTTGGGGGTCGTACCTCATCCGGTACATCATGACCCTCGCGAACCTGCCGCCCCCGGGGTTCACCGTTTCCTGGTGGGGCGAGAGAGCCAAGTATGGTCTCGCCGCCCTGGCGCTGCTCGTCGCTGGGTTCCTGTACCTGGACTCTCGCCAGCCACGCGATCAGGCATCGAAGCCGCTCCCGATCGGCCGAGTCGCGCTGATCTCCGCGTTGTTTGGAGTCCCGACCCTCTTGATGCCGACCGTTCTGATCCGCCACTGGGCACCGTACTTCGCCTTCATCCCGGCCGTTGGGGCGGCGATCTTCGTCGGACCCCTTCTTGCGAGGCAGCGGACGGCCGTGGTTGTCGCGGTGCTCGGAGTGTTTCTGCTGCTCGGAATCCGCTACCGCGGACTTCGCGCGGAGAACGAGCCTGTCTGGACCGAGCGGGTGTTTGCGGACGCGGCAAGCGCCGTGCGCACGGTGCGGGCGAATTTCCGGACCATTTTCCCGCGCTTTCCGAGGGCCAGTCAGGTCGTGGTGTCGGTCTCCTCGACTGGCGTCCGCGGCGTTTACAGCACGTTGATCGAAGGTCAGGCTCTGAGCGTGTGGTATCGGGATCCGACGCTCCGGACCGTGGCGACATTGCAGAGGCAACCGGGTGCGCCGGCGGAGTTTCTGGTTCGCGTCACAACCGACCTCGACGTGATTTCAATCGATCCGGACACTCGTCGCATCCGATCCACGACTAGAACGGCGCCCGACCTGACCGAGATCGGCCGGCCGGTCGTGAATTACGCGGCGCGCGGTCGCGGCCGGCGGTGACTATGACCGCGCCGTTCACATGGTGCAGGGTCTTGCCCAAGCCGAGACCGGCGCGAACCGCGATTACGTGCAGCGGACCTCCGCGATGATCCTCCTGGCTGCGGGCCACAGGGAAGAGGCCACGACGATCCTGGCCACAGTCCCTGCACTCTCGAAGGAAGATGCGCTTTGGGCCTTGAAGCCCATGCTGACCGAGACCAGCGCCAGCGAAAGGCTGGACGGGGCCGCATTCGAGGCCTTCGGCCTCTCGAGCGATGACCCGGAGGCAATCCGGTGGGTCATGGGCAGATTTCAGAGAGAAGGGGGACTGGCGCAGGCAGCCTGGTATGCGGAGCGTCTGCTTCAGGTCGCTCCGGAAGATTCCGAGGGCACCGATGTGATCGCCGCGGCAAAGCGCGCGGGGCTCAAGCCGCGGCGGACCGTCCCGTGAGAGGTCGCATTGACACGTGAATTAAACCGCGCCTAGACTTCAGCTCTCCTCGCCTATCCTCCCTCCCACATTCCCCGCTCGGAGTTCCATGCTCGCGCGCGTCTGGAGCTGCGCGACCGTCGGTATCGAGGGGCATTTCGTCGAGGTCGAGGCGGACCTCGGCGTGGGTCTCCCCACCTTCACGATCGTGGGCCTGCCGGACGCCGCCGTCCGCGAGAGCCGCGAGCGCGTGCTCGCGGCGGTGCGCAACTGCGGCTTCGAATTCCCGACGCGGAAGATCACGATCAATCTGGCCCCGGCGCACGTGCGGAAGGAAGGGGCGCGGTTCGACCTTCCGATCGCCGTGGCGCTCCTTCTGGCGTCGGGTCAGATCCCACGCGGGAGGCCGGTCGAGGAAGGGATCTTCGTCGGGGAGCTGGCGCTCGACGGCACGCTCCGCGGCGTTCGAGGGATTCTCGCCGTCATGGCGGCCGCGCGTCGCGAGGGTCGGGGCCCGGTCTGGGTTCCGATCGACAACGCTGCCGAAGCGCGCGCGCTCCCGGATGTCCCGATCGAGCCGATCGAATCGCTCGCGGCGCTCCGGGGCGATGAGACGATGGGCGGGGGATTGCGCCCGCGCCGAGCGGCGCGCCACGCGGGGGATCGACCGGCGTCGGCACACTCGGCCGAGGTGGCGGCGGTGTCCTCCGACGCGCCGCCGCCCGATCTAGGCGAGGTGCGCGGCCAAGGCCTCGCCCGGCGCGCGCTCGAGATCGCCGCGGCCGGAGGGCACAACCTGCTCCTCGTCGGACCGCCCGGCGCGGGGAAGACGATGCTCGCGCGCCGCCTCCCCGGGATCCTTCCTCCGCTGGCGGCGGATCACGCGGTCGAGGTCACCACCATCCATTCCGTGGCCGGACGCCTCCCGCCCGGCGCGGGGCTGATCCGGCTCCCTCCGTTTCGCGCGCCGCACCACACGATCTCGCCCGCCGGGCTGATCGGCGGCGGTCGCGGGCCGTATCCGGGGGAGGCGAGCCTGGCGCACCGCGGCGTGCTCTTCCTCGATGAGCTGCCCGAGTTCGCCCGAAACTCCCTGGAAGCGCTCCGCCAGCCGATCGAGGAAGGGGTCGTGACCGTGACCCGCGTGGGCGGATCGGTGACCTTCCCCTCCGCTTTTTCTCTCGTCGCGGCGATGAATCCCTGCCCGTGCGGCTTCCGCGGCGATCCGCGGCGCGCCTGCCGCTGCGCGCCCGACGCGGTCGCGCGCTATTGGTCCAAGGTGTCGGGCCCGATGCTCGATCGAATCGATCTGATCCTCGAGGTGCCGGCCGTTCCCATGGACGATCTCTTCGCCCTGGAACTGGCCGAGCGATCGGAGGCGGTTCGCGGGCGGGTTGTTCGCGCGCGCGCCGCGGCGGTTCTGCGGACTCCATTCGAGGGGAGAAACGCGTCGCTTACGGCAAGCGAGTTGGGCAGGGTCGCGCCCCTCGACGCGGGCACCCGGCTTCTCCTCAGGCACGCCGCCGAGACGCTTCGGGTCACGGCTCGTGGCGTCATTCGGGTGCGTCGCGTGGCCCGGACGATCGCCGATCTGGCGGGCTCGCAGGCCGTGCGCCCCGAGCACGTGGCGGAGGCTCTGCAATACCGGATGCCTGCCGGGGTCCTGCAAGGCGGCGGCTAGGTAAAGGGGCGCCTCAGGAACGCCAGGGTTCGATCCCACGCCAGGCTCGCCGCCGCCCGGTTGAATGCATTCGGGCGGTCAGGCTCAAAGAACCAGTGTCCCGTGCCCGCGTAACGGTGGAACGTGGCCGGCCGGCCGGCACGACGCAGGGCTGCCTCCAGCTTGTCGACCTCGGATTGCGGCTCAAACTCATCGGTCTCCGCAAAGTGACCGAGGTAGTCAGCCCTCGAGCGGCTGTAGTCGGCGGGCCCGGTCCCGTAGAAGACGGTCACGGAACGGATGTGCTCGGGATCGGTAGCCGAGAGATCCAGCGCGAAGTAGGCCCCCAGCGAGAAGCCGATCACCGCGAGCCCATGGTTGGCCCGGCCGGCGCGTTCGCAGAGAAACCGTGTCGCGTCCGCGATGTCCGCCTTGGCCAGGTTGGCGTCGAGCGCATTGCTGAGGGCTACCGCGTCGGGAATCCTGTCCGCGATCTTGCCGTGATAGAGGTCCGGGGCGAAGCTGACGAAACCGGATTCGGCCAGCCGCTTGCAGAAAGCCTTCATCGTGTTGTTCAGCCCCCACCAGGCGTGGAGAACCAGGACACCGCTGCCTTCGCCGCCGGGCGGAACGGCGAGGTAGCCGTTAGGTTGGGTAGGTTTCATTCGCATCTCCTCGATTTGCGTGTCGAGCCGTGCGCTCTCACGGGTCCCAAGCCCTACTCCAGGGCGCTAGCGAATGGGCTGCCGTCGTTCCGCTCTTCCCCTCCGTTCCGCGCCAAACGGCTGACCGAGCAGCGTGTGCTTCAGCACCGCGCGTAGCCCGCGAAATACGCGGTGCCAGGTCAGGACCGCGCCGAGGTAGCAGCCCAGCAGCGTTCCGACACTCGGCGGTAGCCCTGACCGCGATGCCGCCACGGTGAACGCCGCGACCCCCAGGAAGACGCCCGTTGCGGCAAGGCAAGCCTCGCGCCGGAGGTCGAAGTAGTAGAGGAGAATGAGTCCGAGCAGGCCGAGGGCTTGCGCGCCGGCCGCGACGAGAAGGAGCCGGTAGGGCAGGATCGCGCCGGGCGGCAGCCCCAGCCAACGAGCCAAAGGCTCGGCCGCGAGCAGGAGGAACCCAGTCACCCCTCCCTGGACCGATGCGGCGCCGCGGAGCAGCCGTGCCGCCTCGTCCACGAGCGCTCGGCCGCCGCGACGAAGCTCCATGAGAGATGCCCCCTCCTCCAGGGAAAGGTAGAACCCCTGAAAGCGCCGGTGAAACGTCGTCTCGACCTCCACGAAAATCCACGCCAGGCAAGGGATTGTCGAGAACCACGCGATGGTCGACGCCCCGGCGTGAAACGCGGCCGCCTCGCCGCCGACCAGGGTCCAGGCGATGAGCTTGTCGACCCACAGCGAAGCGTTGAAAGCGAGTCCTGCCCCCGCGAGCGCCGCGTAGTCGCGAAACGCGGGCAGGAGCCTGGCTCTCTCGTCGGCCTCATCCGGCAGTGCCCGGAAGATGCCGACGAGCAGGATCACGAGCGTGAGGGTCTGCCCCGAGATCAGCCCGAAGAGGTATTCCGGAAGGCCGAGGCCGGCCACGGCAACGAGAAGGGCCGCCAGGAAGAAGCTCAACGCCCATCCGGCTCCCACGGCGCCGAGCACGAGGCCGGGAGAACAGAGCCCGTTGCCCACCGACAACGCGGTCCACTGGGCGCCGACGGCCGCCGAAAGAGCCGCGCCCCACAGGATGATGCGAAGAGGCAGGTCCAAGGCGAGGAGCGTGAGGCCGGCGGCGACGACGCAGATGACAAACGTCGCGGCGAGTCCGCGACAGAAAGGAGCAGCGATTGCCCAAAGGTGCCTCTCGTACAGGCGATCCGCGGCGTAGCGGGAGACCACGATCTGGACCGGTCCGGCCACGAGCAGCGCGACGGCGTAGGCGACGTTCACCACGATTCCGCCGGTGGCCAGATCGGCCCGGTCGCGGCCGATGACCGCCGGCAGCGAGATGAGCACCGCCGTGGTCAGCACCCACGGCAAGGCCATGACGGCCGCGCCCGTCGCGTAGGCGGCGGCCGCTCCGGAAATTCCTCGATGGATCAGGCGCTCGAGGCGCCAGCCGATGCCGGCCATGGTCCGGCCCTGTAGAGTGCCCGGTACGTCGAGACGGTCGCGTTCTTCCGGTAGTACACGGCCACGCGCCGCTGACCGGCCGCCCCCATGAGACGCCGCAGCTCGGGATCCAGGGCAAGTCGAGCGATCGCCGCCGCGGTCTCCTCGGGCGCGGCGAGCCGCGTCACGATACCGCTCGGGCCGATGCGTCGATCGGCGCCGGTCCGCCCCTCGAGGAGATCGCGACAGGCGCCGACGTCGGAAGCAACGACCGGAATCCCCGCGGCGTTGGCCTCCAGAATGACAAGCGGCTGTCCTTCGCTGAAGCTGGTGAGGACCACGATGTCGATCGCGGGGTAGATGCGCTCGATCGGCCGCGCCTCTTCGAAGCGGATCACATCCGCGAGGCCGAGCTTCGCCACGAGGCGGCGGCACCGCCGGACGTACCTCGGGTCCTCCTCGATCGGACCGATGATGCGCACATCCAGCTCGACGGCGCGGAGCGCCAGGAAGCACGCACGGATGAGGGTGACCACGTCCTTGATCGGCACCAGTCGGCCAACAAAGCCGACCCTCACCGGGCTCCGCTCCGCGGCTTGGGACGGCCGCCCGCCGACGCGCGATTGGAACTCTTCGAGGTCGATCCCGTTGGGGACGACGAGCGTCCTGCCGGCCGGGGCGCCGTCGGCGATCTGCCTCTTCCGGCTGCCATCGGACAGCGAGACGACGCTCGAGGCCCGCGTGTACGCGCATCGTGCCAGGGCGCGAAAGAACTGGACCCACATCTTGCGCAAAGCCGAGGCCGTCGCGCTGTCGATCGCTCCGTCGGTTCCGTTCCAGCGCCGGCTGTCACGGGTTCCGCGGAACCAGGCGGCCTGGTCCAGCTCGAGCTTCCGCTCGCGCGTGTAGATTCCGTGCTCGGTCAGAAGGAATGGCCGGCCGGTCCGGTGGCTCCACACGGCCGCCAGGATCCCGGCGTAGCCGGTGCAGAGCGCGTGATACGTGGCCGCGGCCGGCGGCTCGGCGCCGAGCAGGCGCACGAGCGGCATGTTCATGGAGCGGAAGTGCCAGAAGAAATCCAGGAACGAAGCGTCCGGAGCCAGCCGCTCGCAGAGCTCCGTCATCAGCTCAAACGATGCCCGGCCGTGGAGAAAGGCGCCGACCGACAGATCGTCGGCGGCGAGGTCGTCCAGCAGTGACGAGTCGGCGTGATCCTCGAGATGCAGCCGGCGGATGCCGTGAAGGACGCGGGAGGACCGCAGTACATCGGCGTGGCGGCGACGCTCGGCACGAGCCGCCCGCACCAGGGCGGCGGCATCGTTGCCGCGCGCCAGCGGCTCGCGACAATAGAGGTCCGTCAAGCTGACCACGTTGGCCGGCAGCGAATAGACGGACCGGGTGTAGGTCCCTCGGTCGGGGGCAACGTGCACCAGAGCGAATCGGAGGTCCGGGAGGCTTGCGATCAGATCGTGGACCCACGCCGACACGCCGCCCTTCACGTACGGGTACGTCCCTTCCAGCACGAGGCAGACGTCCGCCGGCGCGGTGGCATTCTGGCCGTCAACCGGGGCCGGCTCGGATCTCGTCGGGATCAAGGTTGGCCCGCCTGACGTTCGGCGCGCTCGCCGATCTCGTCCAGCACCAGCGCGGCGGACAGGGCCAGATCGGGATCACGACCCGACGCTGCCCGGCGCAGCAGGGCGATCGCCCCCCGGTCGCCGCGTCGCGAAAGCGTGGATAGCGCGGCGCGGCGCTGTTCGTCGTCGCCGGAGTCCAACGCGTCGTAGGGCGAAAGCGAGTCGCGGAGGCGTTCCATCGCGGCCACGGTGAGCTCGGGTCGCCGGCGCGCCTTCCTGCGACGGCCAGCCGTGGTGGTGCCGCGTCCGCTCGTAAAGATCGCCGCGGCGGCCACCGCGGCTCCGACGCAAGGGACGGTCAGCAATGCCGCAGCGCAGAGCCACCGTCGGCTGGGCCGTGCGTAGGGCATGCCGGACAGGAGCAGGACCGCCGTCGCGTGCAAGACCGCCGCCGCGGAGCCCTCCAACAAGGGCGAGAGCGGTGCGCCGAAGAGCAGGATTCCGGCCGCGACGGCATCGATCGCGACGCACGAGGCAAGCAGCGCGGCGCCGCGCTGGGGTTCCTCGCGCTCCTGGGACGCGGTCGCTCCGATCGCCGGTAGAGCCGCGATCGCTCGAATCGTCCGCACCGGGGCGATCATTCGTGCCTCCGCGCGTGGCCGTTCGCCCCGCTCGGGCGCGATCGACCGATGGCGATGGCCGGCGCACACCACGAGGCGATGACCTCGAGATCGTGTGCCGTCGCCTCGTCCGGCCCGGATCGAGGGATCCCCCAAAGGGCGATGACCCCGATCCGGTCGTTCCCGCTGAGAATCGGCACGGTCAGATCGGCGTCGCGAAGCGCCAGCGGCGTGAGCGCTTCGGGCCCCCTCGCGTCCCGAACGGCCAGGAGCCGCTGGTATCCGTTCCTGCCCACCTTGACCGCCGCGGCGGAGGCTTCGGTCCGCGCGAGCGCAAGGTCGGCTGCCCCTTCGGCGGCGGCGATCGGATCCGTTCCATCCAGGCCTGCGGCGACTTCGCGCAGAAAGGAAATGGAGGTCGACGTGCGATCGACCCGCGCGCGAAGCGTCGCGACAACATCGCGAAGGGTCTCGTTCTTCGTTTCGGCCTCGGAGGCTCGGCTGGAAGCCGTGGAAAGCCGCTCACGAAGCTCCGTCTGGGTTCGCAAATGCCACGAGGCCACCCAGGAAACCGCGAGGCACGCGGCGAACGCGATCAGATTGGGTCCCGAGTCGAGGCGGCTCCACGCGGTCACGAGCCCGGTGCCCGCGACAGCCGTTCCGACTCCGCCGGCGCATGCGGCCGCGATCAGGCCCGGATAGAGCCCGCCGCTGCCGTATCGCGAGGCCAGGACGAGCACGACGATCCAGCCCGGGTGCGGCTCGAGGACGGTGCCGGCACGCGCTGCCAAAAGCTCGGGGAGGAAGGCGAGAGCGGCCGCGAGCCAGAGCGCGTCTATGGCGCGCCTCCTCAGCGTGGGCCGAATCTGACGAAGGGGTTGTCTCACGATCCGCTCCTTAGCGATCAACATGGAAGCTCAACCATCCTTCCCGGCGTTGTCCGACGAGCCCGCTGGCCACCTCGGTGGCCCCCTCGTACCCCAGCGCGAACCGGGTCCAGGGCGTCGGCGCCCAGACGAGGCTCCCTCCGGTCCTCCACGCACGGGCCTCGCGCGCGGAGTCGTGGGCAAGACCCGTGCGCAGCTCCAGCCCCAAGTTGCCT
The DNA window shown above is from Candidatus Eisenbacteria bacterium and carries:
- a CDS encoding ATP-binding protein; amino-acid sequence: MLARVWSCATVGIEGHFVEVEADLGVGLPTFTIVGLPDAAVRESRERVLAAVRNCGFEFPTRKITINLAPAHVRKEGARFDLPIAVALLLASGQIPRGRPVEEGIFVGELALDGTLRGVRGILAVMAAARREGRGPVWVPIDNAAEARALPDVPIEPIESLAALRGDETMGGGLRPRRAARHAGDRPASAHSAEVAAVSSDAPPPDLGEVRGQGLARRALEIAAAGGHNLLLVGPPGAGKTMLARRLPGILPPLAADHAVEVTTIHSVAGRLPPGAGLIRLPPFRAPHHTISPAGLIGGGRGPYPGEASLAHRGVLFLDELPEFARNSLEALRQPIEEGVVTVTRVGGSVTFPSAFSLVAAMNPCPCGFRGDPRRACRCAPDAVARYWSKVSGPMLDRIDLILEVPAVPMDDLFALELAERSEAVRGRVVRARAAAVLRTPFEGRNASLTASELGRVAPLDAGTRLLLRHAAETLRVTARGVIRVRRVARTIADLAGSQAVRPEHVAEALQYRMPAGVLQGGG
- a CDS encoding dienelactone hydrolase family protein; amino-acid sequence: MKPTQPNGYLAVPPGGEGSGVLVLHAWWGLNNTMKAFCKRLAESGFVSFAPDLYHGKIADRIPDAVALSNALDANLAKADIADATRFLCERAGRANHGLAVIGFSLGAYFALDLSATDPEHIRSVTVFYGTGPADYSRSRADYLGHFAETDEFEPQSEVDKLEAALRRAGRPATFHRYAGTGHWFFEPDRPNAFNRAAASLAWDRTLAFLRRPFT
- a CDS encoding DUF3492 domain-containing protein, which codes for MIPTRSEPAPVDGQNATAPADVCLVLEGTYPYVKGGVSAWVHDLIASLPDLRFALVHVAPDRGTYTRSVYSLPANVVSLTDLYCREPLARGNDAAALVRAARAERRRHADVLRSSRVLHGIRRLHLEDHADSSLLDDLAADDLSVGAFLHGRASFELMTELCERLAPDASFLDFFWHFRSMNMPLVRLLGAEPPAAATYHALCTGYAGILAAVWSHRTGRPFLLTEHGIYTRERKLELDQAAWFRGTRDSRRWNGTDGAIDSATASALRKMWVQFFRALARCAYTRASSVVSLSDGSRKRQIADGAPAGRTLVVPNGIDLEEFQSRVGGRPSQAAERSPVRVGFVGRLVPIKDVVTLIRACFLALRAVELDVRIIGPIEEDPRYVRRCRRLVAKLGLADVIRFEEARPIERIYPAIDIVVLTSFSEGQPLVILEANAAGIPVVASDVGACRDLLEGRTGADRRIGPSGIVTRLAAPEETAAAIARLALDPELRRLMGAAGQRRVAVYYRKNATVSTYRALYRAGPWPASAGASSA